In Hasllibacter sp. MH4015, the following proteins share a genomic window:
- the gcvT gene encoding glycine cleavage system aminomethyltransferase GcvT, with product MAGDSNPIELALAPLHAELGAKFVPFAGHSMPVQYARGVMGEHQWTRENAGLFDVSHMGQVMLPDGSDAALEALVPVDVIGLAEGRQRYGFFTNDLGGILDDLMIARVPGGLFLVVNAACKDADLAHLRAHIDGVEDIEGRCLLALQGPKAEAALADLVPAVAAMRFMDSQRHDWTGAELWISRSGYTGEDGFEISVPNDRADAFARALLADERVEPIGLGARDSLRLEAGLPLYGQDMDTTISPVEAGQAWAVGKVRRAGGDREGGFPGSDIILDQIANGAPRRRVGLRPEGRAPMRAGVQIFADETSVTPIGTVTSGGFGPTLGAPMALALIDAATPKDAPLFGEVRGKRLHVTQTKLPFTPPGYKR from the coding sequence ATGGCCGGGGACAGCAATCCGATCGAACTGGCGCTTGCGCCGCTCCATGCCGAGCTTGGGGCGAAATTCGTGCCGTTCGCCGGTCATTCGATGCCCGTGCAATACGCCCGCGGTGTGATGGGCGAACACCAATGGACGCGGGAAAACGCGGGGCTCTTCGACGTCTCGCATATGGGCCAGGTGATGCTGCCGGACGGCTCCGACGCCGCGCTGGAGGCGCTGGTGCCCGTCGATGTGATCGGGCTGGCGGAAGGGCGACAACGCTACGGCTTTTTTACCAATGATCTGGGCGGCATACTCGACGACCTGATGATCGCGCGTGTGCCGGGCGGTCTGTTCCTCGTGGTGAATGCCGCCTGCAAGGACGCCGACCTCGCGCATCTGCGCGCCCATATCGACGGGGTGGAAGACATCGAAGGCCGGTGCCTTCTGGCACTGCAAGGCCCCAAGGCCGAGGCGGCCCTGGCCGATCTGGTCCCCGCCGTCGCGGCTATGCGGTTCATGGACAGCCAACGGCACGACTGGACCGGGGCGGAGCTGTGGATCAGCCGCTCCGGCTATACCGGGGAGGACGGGTTCGAGATCTCCGTTCCCAATGATCGTGCCGACGCCTTCGCCCGCGCGCTTCTGGCGGACGAACGGGTGGAGCCCATCGGCCTTGGCGCGCGGGATTCCCTGCGGCTGGAGGCGGGATTGCCGCTTTACGGGCAGGACATGGATACCACGATCAGCCCGGTGGAGGCTGGACAGGCCTGGGCCGTCGGCAAGGTGCGGCGCGCGGGCGGGGACCGGGAGGGTGGATTTCCCGGTTCGGATATCATCCTTGACCAGATCGCGAACGGCGCGCCGCGCCGCCGCGTAGGCCTGCGCCCGGAAGGTCGCGCGCCGATGCGGGCGGGAGTTCAGATTTTCGCTGATGAGACGTCAGTCACGCCCATCGGCACTGTAACATCCGGCGGCTTCGGCCCGACGCTCGGCGCGCCGATGGCTCTGGCCCTGATCGACGCGGCAACGCCCAAGGACGCGCCCCTGTTCGGCGAGGTCCGTGGCAAGCGCCTGCACGTCACCCAAACCAAACTGCCTTTCACACCCCCCGGCTACAAACGCTGA
- the gcvH gene encoding glycine cleavage system protein GcvH yields the protein MRFTEDHEWLSPDADIVTVGITAHASEQLGDVVYVELPELETQVSKGDEVVVIESVKAASDIVAPLDGEIVEVNEALVATPALVNEDPMGAAWFFKIKVENPASVDDYMTEDEYKDHIGE from the coding sequence ATGAGATTCACAGAAGACCACGAATGGCTCAGCCCCGACGCCGACATCGTGACCGTGGGCATCACCGCCCATGCCTCCGAACAACTGGGCGATGTCGTCTATGTCGAATTGCCGGAACTGGAGACGCAAGTGTCCAAGGGTGACGAGGTTGTTGTCATCGAATCCGTGAAGGCCGCCTCCGACATCGTGGCCCCGCTCGACGGGGAAATCGTGGAGGTGAACGAGGCGCTCGTGGCCACGCCCGCGCTCGTCAACGAGGATCCGATGGGCGCCGCGTGGTTTTTCAAGATCAAGGTCGAGAACCCGGCCAGCGTCGACGATTACATGACCGAGGATGAATACAAGGACCATATCGGGGAATAG
- a CDS encoding mannose-1-phosphate guanylyltransferase/mannose-6-phosphate isomerase — translation MIVPVILCGGSGTRLWPASRKAYPKQFTNLLGDESLYQMTLRRLTGPQFSAPLVMTGDEFRFMATEQAAAIGLTDARVVIEPDTRDTAPAILAAALLLKDTPDAVMLVAPSDHVIGDLAAFHRALDVAVGATQDGTMVTLGIPPTRAETGYGYLELTGPPDPERPNLVRSFREKPDRATAEQMVTAGRYLWNGGIFAFTVRDVLAAFADHAPDLVEPCTAAVAQGKEDLGFLRLAPGPYSEARAISFDYAIMENVARVAAVPFDGGWSDLGSWDALWQALEPDADGMVTDGSVTALDCSESYLRSEDENIHLVGLGLTNTVAVAMRDAVLVADKSRAQDVKAIVANLRAAKTAQADDYPRFHRPWGWYETLCAGGRFQVKRIKVKPGGVLSLQSHMHRSEHWIVVEGTAEVTIGDDVKLVTENESVYIPLGAKHRMANRGHLPMYLIEVQTGSYLGEDDITRYEDIYDRT, via the coding sequence ATGATTGTACCGGTCATTTTGTGCGGCGGTTCGGGAACCCGGCTCTGGCCAGCGTCGCGCAAGGCGTATCCCAAACAATTCACCAATCTTCTTGGCGACGAGAGCCTTTACCAGATGACCCTGCGGCGCTTGACCGGCCCGCAATTCTCCGCCCCCTTGGTGATGACGGGCGACGAATTCCGCTTCATGGCGACGGAGCAGGCGGCCGCGATTGGCCTGACCGACGCGCGCGTGGTAATCGAACCGGATACCCGCGATACCGCACCCGCGATCCTTGCGGCGGCCCTGCTGTTAAAGGACACGCCAGATGCCGTGATGCTGGTGGCCCCGTCCGATCACGTGATCGGCGACCTGGCTGCCTTCCACAGGGCATTGGATGTTGCCGTCGGGGCCACGCAGGACGGCACCATGGTCACGCTCGGCATCCCGCCGACACGGGCCGAAACGGGCTATGGCTATCTCGAACTGACCGGCCCACCCGATCCGGAACGTCCCAACCTCGTCCGCAGCTTCCGCGAAAAGCCCGACCGTGCGACCGCCGAGCAGATGGTGACGGCGGGACGTTACCTCTGGAACGGCGGCATTTTCGCCTTCACCGTGCGCGACGTGCTGGCAGCCTTCGCGGACCATGCGCCGGACCTCGTGGAGCCCTGCACCGCCGCCGTGGCGCAGGGGAAAGAAGACCTGGGCTTCCTGCGCCTCGCCCCCGGCCCCTATTCGGAGGCCCGCGCAATCTCCTTCGACTATGCGATCATGGAAAACGTGGCCCGTGTCGCGGCGGTCCCCTTCGACGGCGGCTGGTCCGACCTCGGCTCCTGGGACGCGCTGTGGCAGGCATTGGAGCCGGACGCGGACGGCATGGTCACGGATGGGTCCGTCACCGCGCTCGACTGCTCGGAATCCTACCTTCGCTCGGAGGATGAGAATATCCATCTCGTGGGCCTTGGTCTGACGAACACGGTCGCCGTTGCGATGCGCGATGCGGTGCTGGTCGCGGACAAATCTCGTGCGCAGGACGTCAAGGCGATCGTGGCAAATCTGCGCGCGGCCAAGACGGCTCAAGCCGACGATTACCCGCGCTTTCACCGACCGTGGGGTTGGTATGAGACGCTGTGCGCCGGGGGCCGGTTCCAGGTCAAACGCATCAAGGTCAAACCCGGCGGCGTGTTGTCACTGCAAAGTCATATGCACCGGTCGGAGCATTGGATCGTGGTGGAGGGGACGGCAGAAGTCACGATCGGGGACGACGTGAAGCTCGTCACCGAGAACGAGAGCGTCTACATCCCCCTCGGCGCGAAACACCGCATGGCCAATCGTGGCCACCTGCCGATGTACCTAATCGAGGTGCAGACCGGCAGCTATCTGGGTGAGGATGACATCACCCGTTACGAGGATATCTACGACCGGACCTGA
- a CDS encoding lysine--tRNA ligase yields MTDLRDAAMTSKAWPFEEARRILKRYETALPDKGYVLFETGYGPSGLPHIGTFGEVLRTTMVRRAFEVLSDIPTKLICFSDDLDGMRKVPGNVPNAEGLHEHLQKPLTKVPDPFGTHESFGHHNNAMLRRFLDTFGFEYEFISATEFYGTGRFDETLKRAVERYDDIMAVMLKSLREERRKTYSIFLPIHPETGRVLYVPLKSVNAADHTITFDDEDGREWTIPVTGGKVKLQWKPDFGARWAALGVDFEMYGKDHSTNTPIYSRICEILGAPAPVTFNYELFLDEQGQKISKTSGNGISMDEWLTYASTESLSYFMFGKPKTAKRMHFDVIPKAMDEYHQQLRAYAGQDTAQRLANPVFHIHGHNVPASSMIVSFSMLLNLASVASAEDKETLWGFIRRYAPDATAETHPDLDQAAGFAVRYFNDFVKPGKVFRLPDDKERAALEDLAGRLRAYDGPLEDEALQTLVFAVGKEHGFEPLRDWFKALYEVLLGASQGPRFGGFIALYGVDETVQLIEDGLAGKLLG; encoded by the coding sequence ATGACCGATCTGCGTGACGCTGCAATGACCTCCAAGGCCTGGCCTTTCGAGGAGGCGCGCCGCATCCTGAAACGGTACGAGACTGCGCTGCCGGACAAGGGATATGTCCTGTTCGAGACGGGCTACGGCCCTTCCGGCCTACCCCATATCGGCACCTTCGGAGAGGTCTTGCGCACGACGATGGTGCGCCGCGCGTTCGAGGTTTTGTCGGACATTCCCACCAAGCTGATCTGCTTCTCCGACGATCTGGACGGGATGCGGAAGGTGCCGGGCAACGTGCCCAACGCCGAGGGTCTGCACGAACACTTGCAAAAGCCCCTGACCAAGGTGCCCGATCCGTTCGGCACCCACGAGAGCTTTGGCCACCACAACAACGCCATGCTGCGGCGGTTCCTCGATACCTTCGGGTTCGAATACGAGTTCATCTCGGCCACCGAGTTCTACGGCACGGGCCGGTTCGACGAGACGCTGAAGCGCGCGGTGGAACGCTATGACGACATCATGGCGGTGATGCTGAAAAGCCTGCGAGAGGAGCGGCGGAAAACCTATTCCATCTTCCTGCCGATCCACCCCGAAACGGGGCGCGTCCTTTACGTTCCGTTGAAGTCCGTGAACGCAGCCGACCACACGATCACCTTCGATGACGAGGACGGCCGTGAATGGACGATCCCCGTGACCGGCGGCAAGGTGAAATTGCAGTGGAAGCCCGATTTCGGCGCGCGGTGGGCCGCGCTTGGCGTGGATTTCGAGATGTATGGCAAGGACCATTCCACCAACACGCCGATCTACAGCCGGATCTGCGAAATCCTTGGCGCGCCCGCGCCGGTGACATTCAATTACGAGCTGTTTCTCGACGAACAGGGCCAGAAGATCTCCAAGACCTCCGGCAACGGGATCAGCATGGATGAGTGGCTGACCTATGCTTCCACCGAAAGCCTGTCCTATTTCATGTTCGGCAAGCCCAAGACGGCCAAGCGGATGCATTTCGACGTGATCCCCAAGGCGATGGATGAATATCACCAGCAACTGCGCGCCTATGCGGGGCAGGATACGGCGCAGCGTTTGGCCAACCCGGTCTTCCATATCCACGGCCACAACGTGCCGGCGTCGAGCATGATCGTCAGCTTCTCCATGTTGCTCAACCTCGCCTCCGTCGCGTCGGCGGAGGACAAGGAAACGCTGTGGGGCTTCATCCGCCGCTACGCGCCCGATGCCACCGCCGAAACCCACCCCGACCTGGATCAGGCAGCCGGTTTCGCGGTGCGCTACTTCAACGATTTCGTGAAGCCGGGGAAGGTCTTCCGCCTGCCCGACGACAAGGAACGCGCGGCGCTGGAGGATCTGGCCGGGCGGCTCAGGGCCTATGACGGACCGTTGGAGGACGAGGCGTTGCAGACGCTGGTGTTCGCCGTCGGCAAGGAGCACGGGTTCGAGCCTTTGCGCGATTGGTTCAAGGCGCTTTACGAGGTGCTTCTGGGCGCGTCGCAGGGCCCGCGGTTTGGCGGATTCATCGCGCTCTACGGCGTGGATGAGACGGTGCAGTTGATCGAAGACGGCCTGGCAGGCAAACTTCTGGGCTGA
- a CDS encoding DUF4329 domain-containing protein: MRKITATLTTLATLAALATAPAAHAQDARETAFVMGLMESMNQLSVRFNREVCGFILQDAEGNYSSTKVSWGGEASCASLPLEPGMRAVSSWHTHAAWGLGYDGEVPSIQDVEGDMRFGVNGWVGTPGGRLWFVDGTTGFMRQVCGRDCLPVDPNFFPEEHGPVAETYTLDGLYQRFGRSR, translated from the coding sequence ATGCGCAAGATTACCGCGACCCTGACCACGCTGGCCACCCTTGCCGCGCTCGCGACTGCCCCCGCTGCCCACGCGCAGGACGCGCGGGAGACGGCGTTCGTGATGGGCCTGATGGAATCGATGAACCAGCTGAGCGTGCGCTTCAATCGGGAGGTCTGTGGCTTCATCTTGCAAGATGCGGAGGGCAATTATTCGTCCACCAAGGTGTCGTGGGGCGGGGAGGCCAGCTGCGCCTCCCTCCCGCTGGAGCCGGGGATGCGCGCGGTGTCATCGTGGCACACCCATGCGGCCTGGGGCCTGGGCTATGACGGGGAGGTTCCGTCGATCCAGGACGTCGAAGGCGACATGCGGTTCGGCGTGAATGGCTGGGTCGGCACGCCGGGCGGGCGGTTGTGGTTCGTGGACGGCACGACCGGGTTCATGCGCCAGGTCTGCGGACGCGATTGCCTGCCGGTGGACCCGAATTTCTTCCCCGAAGAGCACGGCCCGGTGGCCGAGACCTACACGCTTGACGGCCTGTACCAGAGATTTGGCCGGTCGCGGTAA
- the gcvP gene encoding aminomethyl-transferring glycine dehydrogenase: protein MPWTTTDYDPTDFANRRHIGPSPSEMEEMLAVVGTESLDALIDDTVPASIRQAGALDWPALSEAELLEHMRAIAAKNKPMISMIGQGYSNTHTPPAIQRNVLENPAWYTAYTPYQPEIAQGRLEALLNFQTMVADLTGLDVANASLLDEGTAAAEAMVMAQRASKSKARAFFVDENCHPQTIAVIETRAAPLGIEIITGALDALEAEAVFGAIFQYPGTLGGLSDPSAQIDALHTSNALAIVATDLLSLTLLKEPGAMGADIAVGSAQRFGVPLGYGGPHAAFMSCRDALKRSLPGRIVGVSIDSHGHKAYRLSLQTREQHIRREKATSNVCTAQALLAVMASFYAVFHGPLGLRAIAERVHTRAAWLAASLRAGGFAPLNDTFFDTITVEVGDKQSRIMAAAVARGINLRDVGADRIGIAVDEVTTDAHIEAVCRAFGVLVAPKLKAHAIPDDLLRQSDYLTHPIFHMNRAESEMMRYMRRLSDRDLALDRAMIPLGSCTMKLNAAVEMIPITWPEFGGLHPFAPADQAEGYAEMLEDLSAKLCEITGYDAMSMQPNSGAQGEYAGLLTIAAYHRSQSDAERNVCLIPVSAHGTNPASAQMAGMQVVVVKSAENGDIDLDDFRAKAEAAGDKLAACMITYPSTHGVFEETVRDVCAITHEFGGQVYLDGANLNAMVGLSKPGDLGADVSHLNLHKTFCIPHGGGGPGMGPIGVKAHLAPHLPGHPETGGTEGPVSAAPYGSASILPISYAYVHLMGGVGITQATKVAILNANYIAARLSDGYGILFKGKTGRVAHECILDTRPFAEAGITVDDIAKRLMDHGFHAPTMSWPVAGTLMVEPTESETKAELDRFITAMRAIRAEIAEVEAGTPPEDSPLHHAPHTMEDLIKTWDRAYSREQGCFPPGAFRVDKYWPPVNRVDNVAGDRNLVCTCPPVEDYMEAAE from the coding sequence ATGCCCTGGACGACCACCGATTACGACCCGACCGATTTCGCCAATCGCCGCCATATCGGCCCGTCCCCGTCCGAGATGGAGGAGATGCTTGCCGTGGTGGGGACCGAAAGCCTCGATGCGTTGATCGACGACACCGTGCCCGCCTCCATCCGGCAGGCAGGCGCGCTGGATTGGCCGGCCCTGTCGGAAGCGGAATTGCTGGAGCATATGCGCGCGATCGCGGCCAAGAACAAGCCGATGATTTCGATGATCGGACAGGGCTATTCCAACACCCACACCCCGCCCGCAATCCAGCGCAACGTGCTGGAGAACCCGGCCTGGTACACCGCCTACACCCCCTATCAGCCCGAGATCGCGCAGGGTCGGCTGGAGGCCTTGTTGAACTTCCAGACCATGGTGGCGGACCTGACTGGGCTCGACGTCGCCAACGCCTCGCTGCTCGATGAAGGCACCGCGGCGGCGGAGGCGATGGTGATGGCGCAGCGCGCGTCCAAATCCAAGGCGCGCGCGTTTTTCGTGGATGAAAACTGCCACCCCCAGACGATCGCCGTGATCGAGACCCGCGCGGCCCCCCTCGGGATCGAGATCATCACCGGCGCGCTCGACGCGCTGGAGGCGGAGGCAGTCTTTGGCGCGATCTTCCAGTATCCCGGCACGCTGGGTGGCCTGTCCGATCCATCGGCGCAGATCGACGCCCTGCACACATCCAACGCGCTGGCCATTGTGGCGACGGACCTCCTGTCGCTTACCTTGCTGAAGGAGCCCGGTGCCATGGGGGCGGACATAGCGGTGGGTTCGGCACAACGTTTCGGCGTGCCGCTTGGCTATGGCGGGCCGCATGCCGCGTTCATGTCATGCCGCGATGCGCTCAAGCGGTCCCTGCCCGGGCGCATCGTCGGCGTGTCCATCGACAGCCACGGGCACAAGGCTTACCGCCTGTCGCTCCAAACGCGGGAACAGCATATCCGCCGCGAGAAGGCGACCTCGAATGTCTGCACGGCCCAGGCGCTTCTGGCCGTCATGGCCAGCTTCTACGCAGTCTTCCATGGCCCCCTCGGCCTGCGCGCTATCGCGGAGCGGGTCCATACGCGCGCCGCGTGGCTGGCCGCATCCTTGCGCGCCGGTGGCTTCGCGCCGCTGAACGACACATTCTTCGACACGATCACGGTGGAGGTCGGGGACAAGCAGTCGCGCATCATGGCCGCCGCTGTGGCCCGGGGCATCAACTTGCGTGACGTGGGCGCGGACCGGATCGGCATTGCTGTGGACGAGGTCACGACCGATGCACATATCGAGGCCGTCTGCCGCGCCTTCGGGGTGCTTGTCGCGCCCAAGCTCAAGGCTCACGCCATCCCCGACGACCTGCTGCGCCAATCCGATTACCTGACCCACCCGATTTTTCACATGAACCGCGCCGAGTCCGAGATGATGCGCTACATGCGCCGCCTGTCGGACCGCGACCTTGCGCTCGATCGCGCGATGATTCCGCTCGGCTCCTGCACCATGAAGCTGAACGCGGCGGTGGAGATGATTCCGATCACCTGGCCGGAATTCGGGGGCCTGCACCCCTTTGCCCCCGCCGATCAGGCTGAGGGCTATGCCGAGATGCTGGAGGATCTTTCCGCCAAACTGTGCGAGATCACCGGCTACGACGCCATGTCCATGCAGCCTAATTCCGGCGCGCAGGGCGAATATGCGGGGCTTCTGACCATCGCGGCTTATCACCGGTCGCAGAGCGATGCGGAGCGTAATGTGTGCCTCATCCCGGTCTCAGCCCACGGCACCAATCCGGCCTCCGCCCAGATGGCGGGGATGCAGGTGGTCGTGGTGAAGTCGGCGGAAAACGGGGATATCGACCTGGACGATTTCCGCGCCAAGGCGGAGGCGGCGGGTGACAAGCTGGCCGCGTGCATGATCACCTATCCCTCCACCCATGGCGTGTTCGAGGAGACGGTGCGCGATGTCTGCGCGATCACCCATGAATTCGGCGGCCAGGTCTATCTCGATGGCGCGAACCTCAACGCCATGGTGGGGCTGTCGAAGCCCGGCGATCTGGGGGCGGATGTCAGCCACCTGAATCTCCACAAGACGTTCTGCATTCCCCATGGCGGCGGCGGCCCCGGCATGGGGCCCATCGGGGTGAAGGCGCATCTGGCCCCGCACCTGCCCGGCCACCCGGAAACCGGTGGCACGGAGGGGCCGGTTTCGGCGGCCCCCTATGGCTCTGCCTCGATCTTGCCGATCTCCTACGCTTACGTGCATCTGATGGGCGGTGTGGGCATCACCCAGGCCACCAAGGTCGCGATCCTGAACGCCAATTACATCGCCGCCCGGCTGTCGGACGGCTACGGCATCCTCTTCAAGGGCAAGACGGGGCGCGTGGCCCATGAATGCATCCTCGACACCCGGCCCTTCGCCGAGGCGGGGATCACCGTGGACGACATCGCCAAGCGCCTGATGGACCACGGCTTCCACGCGCCGACGATGAGCTGGCCCGTAGCCGGCACCCTGATGGTGGAGCCCACGGAATCCGAGACCAAGGCAGAATTGGACCGGTTCATCACCGCGATGCGGGCGATCCGGGCCGAGATCGCTGAGGTGGAAGCCGGCACCCCGCCCGAGGACAGCCCGCTGCACCACGCCCCCCACACGATGGAGGACCTGATCAAGACCTGGGACCGCGCCTATAGCCGGGAACAGGGCTGCTTCCCGCCGGGCGCATTCCGGGTCGACAAATACTGGCCGCCGGTCAATCGCGTGGACAATGTCGCCGGTGACCGCAACCTTGTCTGCACCTGCCCCCCGGTGGAGGATTACATGGAAGCGGCGGAGTAG
- a CDS encoding DUF4864 domain-containing protein — protein MTRAIALSVFLAVGLALIAAFVAPRPVAAQEVVAPNPAIEAVIGSQFDAFRAEDVQEAWRYASPNIQGIFGDPQRFGAMVQQAFPMVWSPGQVNFVDLQALGGLLVQRVEVVDQAGNLHYLGYAMVETDDGWRINGVQILRAPSFGA, from the coding sequence ATGACCCGCGCCATTGCCCTTTCCGTATTCTTGGCCGTCGGCCTTGCCTTGATCGCCGCTTTCGTCGCGCCGCGCCCGGTTGCGGCGCAGGAGGTTGTGGCCCCCAATCCCGCGATCGAGGCCGTGATCGGCAGCCAGTTCGACGCCTTCCGCGCCGAAGACGTGCAGGAGGCCTGGCGTTATGCCAGCCCGAACATTCAGGGCATTTTCGGCGATCCACAACGGTTCGGCGCGATGGTGCAGCAGGCCTTCCCGATGGTGTGGTCGCCGGGCCAGGTGAATTTCGTCGATCTGCAAGCCTTGGGCGGGCTTCTCGTACAGCGGGTGGAGGTCGTGGATCAGGCGGGCAACCTCCACTACCTTGGCTACGCCATGGTCGAAACCGATGACGGCTGGCGGATCAACGGGGTGCAGATCCTGCGCGCGCCGTCCTTCGGGGCCTAG
- a CDS encoding tellurite resistance TerB family protein: MTDHTFTPEDALVAIMVGISVSDETIRTSELLSIEQMVNFLPVFGAYDADRMRRIANIVFDLFEEEDGIDALFGLVKEGLPEHLFETAYALACDVAAADGALAQAELRFLQEMRHVFNIDRLHAAAIERGARARHMTV; this comes from the coding sequence ATGACAGACCATACCTTCACACCCGAAGACGCGCTTGTGGCCATCATGGTCGGCATCTCCGTCTCGGATGAGACGATCCGCACGTCTGAATTGCTGTCGATCGAGCAGATGGTAAATTTCCTGCCGGTATTCGGGGCCTATGACGCCGACCGGATGCGTCGCATCGCCAACATCGTCTTCGATCTGTTCGAGGAAGAGGACGGCATCGACGCGTTGTTCGGGCTTGTGAAGGAAGGCTTGCCGGAGCATCTGTTCGAGACCGCCTACGCGCTCGCCTGTGATGTCGCCGCCGCCGATGGCGCGCTGGCCCAGGCGGAATTGCGGTTCCTTCAGGAAATGCGCCACGTCTTCAACATCGACCGCCTGCATGCCGCCGCAATCGAACGCGGCGCCCGCGCGCGGCACATGACGGTCTGA
- a CDS encoding dodecin family protein, with product MSVARITEIIASSSKSFDDAVQKGIARACKTLNKVQGAWVQDQKVTVKKGKIDEYRVTLKVTFVLDD from the coding sequence ATGAGCGTTGCTCGCATCACGGAAATCATCGCCTCGTCCAGCAAAAGCTTCGACGACGCCGTCCAGAAGGGAATCGCCCGCGCCTGCAAGACCCTCAACAAGGTGCAAGGTGCCTGGGTTCAGGACCAGAAGGTCACGGTCAAGAAGGGCAAGATCGACGAGTATCGCGTGACCTTGAAGGTTACATTCGTCCTCGACGATTGA
- a CDS encoding cold-shock protein: MANGTVKWFNSTKGFGFIAPETGGKDVFVHISAVERSGLTGLADNQKVTYDLEAGRDGRESAVNLQLV; this comes from the coding sequence ATGGCCAATGGCACCGTGAAATGGTTCAACTCTACCAAAGGCTTCGGCTTCATCGCACCCGAGACGGGCGGCAAGGACGTGTTCGTGCACATCTCGGCCGTTGAGCGTTCGGGCCTGACCGGCCTCGCCGACAACCAGAAAGTGACATACGATCTGGAAGCCGGCCGTGACGGTCGCGAAAGCGCGGTGAACCTGCAGCTCGTCTGA
- a CDS encoding gamma-glutamylcyclotransferase family protein encodes MNAPFFFGYGSLVNRETHAYPDVTHAHVAGWSRRWQGTGLRKLAFLTAQPDSGGEIRGLIAAVPNADWAALDERERAYARHGVASIAHDHPAATDIQIYAVEKLHAEEGTHPILLSYLDTVIQGYLTEFGEAGAVEFFETTQGWNRPVMNDRNAPLYPRATGVSAAERSFVDENLQRVQAALAG; translated from the coding sequence ATGAATGCCCCGTTTTTCTTCGGCTATGGCAGCCTTGTGAACCGCGAGACCCACGCCTATCCGGACGTGACCCATGCCCATGTCGCGGGCTGGTCGCGGCGCTGGCAGGGGACTGGATTGCGCAAGCTCGCGTTCCTGACGGCGCAACCCGATTCGGGCGGCGAGATCCGGGGCCTGATCGCCGCCGTACCAAATGCCGATTGGGCGGCTCTGGACGAAAGGGAACGCGCCTATGCGCGCCATGGTGTCGCCAGCATAGCCCACGATCACCCGGCTGCAACGGACATTCAGATCTACGCGGTCGAAAAGCTTCACGCGGAGGAGGGGACGCATCCCATCTTGCTGAGCTACCTCGACACGGTGATCCAGGGCTACCTGACGGAATTCGGGGAAGCCGGCGCGGTGGAGTTCTTCGAGACGACGCAGGGCTGGAACCGGCCGGTCATGAATGACCGGAACGCACCCCTCTACCCCCGTGCGACGGGCGTGTCAGCGGCGGAGCGATCCTTCGTGGACGAGAACTTGCAGCGGGTTCAGGCCGCGCTGGCCGGTTGA
- a CDS encoding VOC family protein translates to MRFANPLAYVSDIDRATRFYEDVMGLRVAEAHPTFVRFETGFAIHDAEALHADIFGAAPMQDRPGHPRTIFYFETRDLDGAFTRLSAATDILHPIRIQAWGGRLFRATDPDGHILEIGAPFP, encoded by the coding sequence ATGCGCTTCGCGAATCCGCTGGCCTACGTTTCAGACATCGACCGCGCCACTCGGTTCTATGAAGATGTGATGGGCCTCCGCGTGGCGGAAGCCCACCCCACCTTTGTGCGTTTTGAGACCGGCTTTGCCATTCACGATGCAGAGGCCCTGCATGCTGACATTTTCGGTGCAGCCCCGATGCAGGACAGGCCCGGGCATCCGCGCACGATCTTCTATTTCGAGACGCGCGACCTCGACGGGGCCTTCACCCGCCTCTCCGCGGCCACCGACATCCTCCACCCGATCCGCATCCAGGCCTGGGGTGGACGCCTGTTCCGCGCCACCGATCCAGACGGCCATATTCTCGAAATCGGTGCGCCGTTCCCATGA